The proteins below are encoded in one region of Doryrhamphus excisus isolate RoL2022-K1 chromosome 4, RoL_Dexc_1.0, whole genome shotgun sequence:
- the rilpl2 gene encoding RILP-like protein 2 — protein MDFAEESSPALAFEKDAFELTVEDVYDISYVIGRDLLRISRTGEEVSDLQFRIVRVLEMFETLVNKYNLSLEELKMERDNLKTELDRIVTERATVQGRQTVGPNQLVVDLSDPNRPRFTMQELKEVLQERNQLKAQLMVAQEELQLYKSGILPPGQAAMVEVDLDAPAAPENSPTANNHSKEEKTAISKLFSFKRK, from the exons ATGGACTTCGCCGAGGAGTCGTCGCCCGCCTTGGCGTTCGAGAAGGACGCCTTCGAGCTGACAGTTGAGGACGTGTACGACATCTCCTACGTCATAGGACGGGACTTGTTGAGGATCAGCCGCACCGGAGAAGAAGTGTCCGACCTCCAGTTTAGGATAGTCCGCGTTTTAGAGATGTTCGAGACCCTGGTCAACAAGTACAACTTGTCCTTAGAGGAGCTGAAAATGGAGAGGGACAACCTGAAGACCGAGCTGGACCGCATCGTCACGGAAAGAGCCACCGTCCAGGGAAGG CAAACAGTGGGCCCAAACCAACTAGTAGTGGACCTAAGTGACCCCAACAGGCCACGCTTCACTATGCAGGAGCTGAAGGAGGTTCTTCAGGAGAGGAACCAGCTGAAAGCCCAGCTCATGGTGGCCCAGGAGGAACTGCAGCTCTACAAGAG tGGGATTCTGCCACCAGGCCAAGCTGCCATGGTGGAAGTGGACCTGGACGCACCAGCAGCACCGGAAAACAGTCCGACGGCGAACAACCATTCGAAAGAGGAGAAGACGGCCATCAGTAAACT GTTTTCATTTAAACGGAAATGA
- the kmt5ab gene encoding lysine methyltransferase 5Ab codes for MAKEKQHEVKTDKKLENTPEQKTAAEDTKENQPASSKKDCTRKAQSSFQSLHGPGKPRLPLSDTSSMLIQDGNASDVNHVEAASNVKKDIPNELQSTVCEAKVGGAERDDRVSKEVSHQPQQKELTTRLNVTPVGDRKASPPKSRSRNPRKVKGKKTENNATQNRKVTDFFPIRRSHRKTKGELKNEEHKHLDDLIKNGVEDGMQVRVIEGKGRGVFASRAFTKGDFVVEYHGDLLELAEAKQREARYAQDPRTGCYMYYFQYHSKTYCVDATEETSRLGRLINHSKAGNCQTKLHAIDSVPHLILVASRDIQADEELLYDYGDRSKASILAHPWLKH; via the exons ATGGCAAAAG AGAAGCAACATGAAGTAAAGACGGACAAAAAACTCGAAAACACCCCAGAACAGAAAACCGCCGCCGAGGACACAAAAGAAAACCAACCGGCTTCAAGTAAGAAG GACTGCACAAGAAAAGCACAGTCCAGTTTCCAGAGTCTGCATGGTCCCGGCAAACCCCGATTGCCTCTGAGTGACACGTCAAGCATGTTGATTCAGGACGGCAACGCATCAGACGTCAATCATGTGGAAGCTGCGTCCAATGTCAAGAAAG acatccCTAATGAGCTCCAATCTACTGTATGTGAAGCCAAAGTGGGCGGGGCCGAGCGGGACGACCGCGTGTCGAAAGAAGTCTCGCATCAACCTCAGCAAAAAGAGTTGACGACTCGCTTAAACGTCACCCCTGTGGGAGACCGTAAGGCGTCGCCACCCAAATCCCGCAGTCGGAACCCTCGCAAGGTCAAAGGGAAAAA gacGGAGAATAACGCTacccaaaacaggaaggtgacaGACTTCTTTCCCATCAGGAGAAGTCATAGAAAAACTAAAGGAGAGCTCAAG AATGAAGAGCACAAGCACTTAGACGACCTCATAAAGAACGGCGTCGAGGACGGAATGCAG GTGCGAGTGATCGAGGGCAAAGGTCGAGGTGTGTTCGCGTCCCGAGCCTTCACCAAGGGCGACTTTGTGGTGGAGTACCACGGCGACCTGCTGGAACTGGCCGAGGCCAAGCAGCGAGAGGCCCGCTACGCTCAGGACCCCCGAACGGGCTGCTACATGTACTACTTCCAGTACCACTCCAAAACTTACTG CGTGGACGCCACCGAGGAGACGAGCCGCCTGGGGAGACTCATCAACCACAGCAAGGCGGGCAACTGCCAGACCAAACTGCACGCCATCGACAGCGTCCCTCACCTCATCCTGGTGGCGTCCAGAGACATCCAGGCCGACGAGGAGCTGCTCTACGACTATGGAGACCGCAGCAAGGCGTCCATCTTGGCTCACCCGTGGCTCAAGCACTGA
- the mtrfr gene encoding mitochondrial translation release factor in rescue, which yields MSRLPSFFCYMYNNLRSRVTWRGNSLGVPYPPPAGLTWVVVAGKKDLIDFPVLDEGELEEQFVRGSGPGGQATNKTSNCVVLKHIPSGLVVKCHQTRSVDINRKRAREIMQEKLDVFHKGSQSEVLLRKRASEAKKQEKRRKANENLERKRLFKGALLAEAKPGNDTL from the exons ATGTCGCGGCTTCCCTCATTCTTCTGCTACATGTACAATAATTTACGGAGTCGAGTTACGTGGAGGGGGAACTCTCTAGGCGTCCCCTACCCGCCTCCAGCTGGCCTCACATGGGTCGTGGTGGCCGGCAAGAAGGACCTGATCGACTTCCCCGTCTTGGATGAAGGCGAGCTGGAGGAGCAGTTTGTCAGAGGCTCTGGACCTGGTGGACAGGCCACCAACAAAACCAGCAACTGCGTGGTACTCAAGCACATCCCTTCCGGGCTTGTGGTGAAG TGTCATCAAACCAGATCGGTGGACATCAATCGAAAGCGGGCCCGGGAAATCATGCAAGAGAAACTGGATGTTTTTCACAAAGGCTCGCAAAGCGAAGTCCTCTTAAGGAAGAGAGCGTCTGAAGCGAAGAAGCAAGAGAAACGGAGAAAAGCCAATGAGAACCTGGAGAGGAAAAGACTGTTTAAAGGTGCCCTGCTTGCTGAGGCCAAGCCCGGGAATGACACTCTTTAA